ATAGTTAGTTTGGATTTGCTTTACTCTAAACGGTGTCAAAAAACCATCGTTGATACCATCTTTCAAAGCATAAGTATAAATGGGCTCGCCAAAATAATCGTACGTATCACCATTAACATCACGCTTAGGTGTTGCTGTCAAACCTAACTGTACAGCTGGCGAAAAATATTCTAGTATTTCTCTCCAACTACCCTCATCATTTGCACCCCCACGGTGGCACTCATCTATGATAATAAAATCAAAGAAATCAGGATCATACTCCCCAAAATTGAATTTCGGTTCATCGTATTCAATACGTGGCTCTGCAGCTAAATCATCATATTCTTCTATGTCAACTTCCTCTTCCCTAACTTCGGTCATGAAGGACTGAAATATGGTAAAGAAAATACTACCGTTTTTGGGTACTTTACCAGTTTTTCTAATTTCAGAAGGAGTAATACGCTTTTTTATGTTCTCATCTATTGTATCAAAATCATTGAAAGAATTAAAAGCCTGATTAGCCAGTATATTCCTATCTGCAAGAAACAAGATCCTTGGCGCCCTTGTAGCATCTCGTTTTAAATTCCACTTAGCATGAAATAACTTCCAGCATAAATGAAATGCAGTAGCTGTTTTACCTGTTCCAGTAGCCATGGTCAACAACAACCTATCTTTTTTTTCGGCTATGGCATCTAGACATTTTTCTACTGCGGTACGCTGGTAATAACGTGGTAGGTACTGTCCTTTAAAAAGTGGAAAAGGAATTTCTCTAAAACGTTCTTTCCAATTGACAATTTCTACCTTGTAATCTTCTTTAGGTGTTGGGAAACACATTTCCCACAGTTCTTGCGGAGTAGGATATTTAGATACATCTCCTTCCGTAGCTTCATCTATGTCTACACCATAAATTTCTTTCCCATTTGTGCAATAAGCAAAACGCGTATTTAATTTATAGGCATAGTCTTTAGCCTGTGCTAAACCATCTGTATAATATTTATCTCTTGCTTTGGCCTCTAATACAGCTAACCTTCTTCCTTTATATTCTAACACATAGTCGCAAGACAATGGTTTTTTTCTTAAGTTTTCTCCTTTGTGATTTTTCCCAATGATTCTACCTGAAGTAATCACCTCTACTTTTATGCGGCTTTCATGCACAACACCCCAGCCTACTTCTCTTAGTGCTGGATCTATAAGGTCTAGTCTGGTTTGTGCTTCGTTCATTAATTAACAATTCTTTCGGTTAAGTCATATTTTTTCAAAATAAAATTTAGGTCTAAATCAACCCGTTCCCCATGATTTTGATTATTGAGAATAGCTTTTGTAAAATGATGTTCATTATCTTCAAGCTTTGTTTTTACTAATAATTTATTTTCGAGACTTACCGATTCAGAATTAATTAAACCTTCTTCATTTTTTCTAGATTTTGTCATGTAAACATTAGCATATTTACACATAAATCCCGCCACAAGTATTCTTATCTTTCTAATATTAGTAGAATCAGAAATTGGCATCACTATATCATCTAATTCGTTTATTAATTTCTGAATACTTATCTCACTATTTCTGATTTTATCTAACAATAATGGATTTATCATTTCCAAATAGCTTATTAGAACAAGGATTTCAGGAAATACATGTTGATTCTCTGAAAAACTCTTAAGTGTTACTCTAATCCTTGCAAATATTTTTTCAAGCTGTCTTAAGCTAAATCCACTATTTACAAAGAGTAATAGTGGTATAGTATGGAGCCTATCGCTATCATTATTAAAATTTGAATACGCACTTCTTTTTTTTGAACTAATAAAATCATCAAAAGCATAGTAATCATATAAGTACTCTATAAACATTTGAATATTTGGCTTAGGGATGATATATTCCAAATCAATAAATCGCCTTAAGTATTCATCAGCATCAATTCTATCACTGCCGTAAGCACCTCTTACAGCATTGCCCAATTGCTTTTTATCAATAGACAAAACAAAAACAATTCCTGAGACTGAAAATAAATGTTTGATTTGTTCTAAAACCTGAATTGCATAACTTGGTCTACATCTATCTAACTCATCAATAATAAACACTACAGGTTTACCCCCGTCTACTTTTTTTACAAAATTTTCTAGTGCAGTTCTAAAATCTTTAATTCCTTTTTTCTTCTCGTTAAAGGATTGTATTTGTTCTTCAACTTCTTCTGCGGTAAACTCTAGAGCAGCTGCAGCAATTTCTGCAACGGCCTCATCCCCTATTGCTTTACCAACTGCACCTTTTACTGCAGCGGGAGCTACCTTTTTTAAAAATGTTGCCGATTTTTGAAGAAGTGATTCAAAGTTTTTTTTTGATTTCTCTCGTAATTCTTCTAACTCAGATAGTAAAGCGATAATCACTTCTTCTTGAAAGTCATTCTCCCAAGCATTAAAATATAAAGTTTTGAAGTCATTATTTTCCAGTTGTTGACGCCACATTTTAACAAATGTAGTTTTTCCTTCTCCCCAAGGGTTATTTATAGCGAGTACAAAACCATCTGCATAACCACTAACAATATCGGTTAAAACATCAGCATACTTTTTTCTATCCAATTTGCAATTTACAAATGGATCTGTTCCGTCTTCTGGGATTACAATATCGTTATGCTTTAAACTACTCATACTACAACTACGTTTTCAGTTAATTCTCCTGCAAAGGCTTTTTGAAGTATAGATTTTTTGAGTTCTTCCAGTGAATTTAGTTTTAATGAATAATTATAAATAGTAGTTTTAATTGAGTTGTTCAATGACTCTATTAACAATACTATTTCCTTTTGATTTTCAATACTTGTAAAGGGAATCGGAAAAGCTCTTAATTTTGTTAGACCGATGAAGCCTTGAGCGCTTCCACTTGAGTTTTCCGCAACGTATTTTTTAGCTTTTGGACTCTTTAAAAAGTAAAGAATGAATTTAGCTCTATAACTTTCATTTGATTTAATTAAACCAACATTTTTAATACTAAAAACTCTTTTATCATCAACTAAACATGCCATACCCCTATTAGCACCAATCATTGCAAATAAAATATCATTGTAAGCAACATTTGACCTTCTGTAAAAGTTATTATGGTCTTCTTCACTGATAAATTTCGTTTTTTCAAATGAAATACCATCATCAAGTATATTTTTTTGAGTTACGAAAGGTATTCCAAATTCTTC
This genomic interval from Zobellia roscoffensis contains the following:
- a CDS encoding KAP family P-loop NTPase fold protein, with the translated sequence MSSLKHNDIVIPEDGTDPFVNCKLDRKKYADVLTDIVSGYADGFVLAINNPWGEGKTTFVKMWRQQLENNDFKTLYFNAWENDFQEEVIIALLSELEELREKSKKNFESLLQKSATFLKKVAPAAVKGAVGKAIGDEAVAEIAAAALEFTAEEVEEQIQSFNEKKKGIKDFRTALENFVKKVDGGKPVVFIIDELDRCRPSYAIQVLEQIKHLFSVSGIVFVLSIDKKQLGNAVRGAYGSDRIDADEYLRRFIDLEYIIPKPNIQMFIEYLYDYYAFDDFISSKKRSAYSNFNNDSDRLHTIPLLLFVNSGFSLRQLEKIFARIRVTLKSFSENQHVFPEILVLISYLEMINPLLLDKIRNSEISIQKLINELDDIVMPISDSTNIRKIRILVAGFMCKYANVYMTKSRKNEEGLINSESVSLENKLLVKTKLEDNEHHFTKAILNNQNHGERVDLDLNFILKKYDLTERIVN